Part of the Corynebacterium canis genome is shown below.
CGCCGCCCGCCACATACAGGTTAAACAACATGCCGTTCTTATAGCCCGTGCGTGCGAAAAGGTTCGCGGGGGTCGCGTCGGCCGGCAGGTCAACATCGGTGGGCCGCGACCCATAGCCGTCCGAATCGTCCACAGGTTCCTCCGGCGGGCGTTCCGCGTCCGACGTGATCGGCAAATCCTCGCCGATAGAATCCCCCGCATTACTATCGGGCGCACCGGCGCTGGTTTCCGCAGGTTGATCGTTAGAACGCTGATTCGGAAAACCGGCGTACAAGAAATACGCGGACACGCCGAGCAACAGCCCAAGAACCAAGACCAGCGACATCACCAAAATCCACAGCCCGGTGTTTTGCCTGGAAGGGCGCTGATAGGCAACGTGTTCGCCAGTGTCCGGGCCGAAAGATTGGCCGTATTCATCGCCAGCTTGCGCGTCCGCGGCCTCGGCCGGCTCGTATTCCCCGGCGGGGGCGTAGTCGCTGTGCGCATCCTCACCGTGAGCGAAATACCCGCCACCGAACTGCTTATCGACGCCCCCGTGGACCCCGCCATGCAGGGAAGCTTGCGGTTGCACGGCCTGCGGCTGGCCGTGAGACTGCGGGGCGTGGGATTGCGGGGCAAAGTGCTCGGTAGGCGGATCTATGTGCGATGCGCCAGACGCCTCGCTCGCACCGTGGGGATCGCCGCCGGAGAGCGAATCCCCCGCCGCCGCCGTGGGCCAACCGATCTCGCGATTCCCCCGCGCCCCAGCCTGTGCTCCGAAACTCTGCGCGCCGAGGCCCCGCGCCCCGACGTGCCCGGATTGCTGGCCGATCCATTCCGTAGGTTCGTCGTCGCCGGGCCCGCCTGGTCGGGTCATATCCGGACCCGCTTCTCCACGGCGCGCGGCCGCGGATCATCGGAAGTAATAAACCACCCGGCCAGCGCCCCGCCGATGCCGCCGAACAGGTGTCCCTGCCAGCTGATGCCCGGGGTGCCAGGGATGATCCCCCAAATGTAGTAGGAATACGCGCACGCCAGCACCACGCCCAACACGATCTGGGTAAAGCTACGGTTGGCCACGCCGCGGATCACCAAATACGCGAACCACCCATAAATCAGCCCGGAGGCACCGATATGGTTCGTGCCAATACCACCCAACACCCAGGTGCCCGCCCCGGCGATAAGCATCACGATCAGCGTGACCTCCCAAAACACCCGTCTTCCCGACAGCCCGATCAGGAACACAAACACCGCACCCGGCATGCTATTGCCCACCAAGTGCTCAATGCCCGCGTGCAGAAACGGGCCAGTGAAAATCCCGGTCAACCCGCTGACGTCCAGCGGGTGGATGCCGTAGAAGCGCAGGGCGCCCCCGCTCGCGGCGTCGATAAGAAAAACGGCCCAGATCACCACGAGGTAGCCGATGGCGAGAAACAGCGCGCCCACAACGCGCTGAGTCCCCTTTTGCAACGTGCCGGGTTGGTTATTGGTTGTGGTCATGTATTGGCCTCCAGAGCTATGTCTCGGTAGCACGTGAGCCCGTATCCGGGGGATGCGGAAGTCACGGCGTCGATAATAGCTGTGTGCACAACTTCTGCGGCGGCGGAGGACAATTGCACCATGTCTTCGAGCTGCACACCGCGCGGCTCCCCCGTGGAAAGCGCAAACAATGTGTCGCCATCCAATGGAGAATGCGCGGGGCGAATCGCGCGCGCCAAACCATCATGCGCAACCATGGCAAGGCGCTTCGCCTGCTGCTTACTCACGGGCGCGTCCGTAGCCACGACGCCGATCGTAGTGTTCAGCTTAGTGGCCAACGGGCGCAGCTCAGCGAACGCCGCGAGATCAACGGGGGGAATATCGTGCGTAGCCCATAACGAGCCATCACGGGCATCAATAACCGCGCCCACCGGATTGGCCACCACCCCCGCGGCCACCACGAACTCCCCGACCTTCACGCTCGCCTGGCCGAAGCCGCCGCGCAACGCCCCGGCGGTAGCGCCGCAACCAGCGCCGACATTGCCGGATTCGGGCTGGGCGGCGTGGTTTTGGGAGGGTGCATCAAGGGCGGCGATCACGGCGCGGCGGCCATCGTCGGCGGTGGGGCGATGCTGGGGGTCGCCCACGAGGAGATCGAAAATAACGGCGGCGGGGACGATGGGCACGATGATGTCATTGATCACGGGGAAGCCGATGCCGCGGCGCTCCAACTCGGCCATCACCCCATCCGCGGTGGCGAGGCCGTAGGCGGAACCCCCAGACAGGGTGATCGCATGTACTTGCTGGACCGTATTGTGCGGCTCGAGCAAATCCGTTTCCCGCGTGCCGGGGCCGCCGCCGCGGACGTCGACAGCCGCGGTAGCCCCCTGCGGCGCAACGATAACGCTCACGCCGGTATCCCCCAAACTGGTGTGCCCGACATGCAAACCCGGAACATCGCTGAGGTATCCGGCGTCCGAAAGGTAACGCTGTGCCATGGCCTACGGCCCCATAATGGCGTTAAGCAGGGACTCCTCGTTGTACGCGAGCCAGTTCAGCACGTTATCGCGGTCTTGCTCAACGGCCTCCCCGCCCTCGAGCTCGCCAGACGCGATATAGAGGCGGATATCGTTGAGCGCATACAACCACGCCTGTGCCTGGGCCTCGCTCGCCTGTACGGAAACGCCGCCGTCTGGGCCGAGGGCCTCGGCGATCACCTGGAGGTTTTCCAGCTTGGCGCGGCAAATATCGTTTTCGTGCAGGGACCGCAGCAGGGCGTTGTCCCCGTCATACTCCTCATCGCCTTCCCGTTCGAAATCCGGGAGAAGGCGGGCGAGCGACGGATCCTGCGGCGGCTCCTTGTGCCCACTCGGCATGCCGGTAAGCTCGGCGAGATCGTCTTTCGGCGCGGTGCGGCAGCGTTGAATCAGGGCCTCCGCAACGATTGCGGCGTATTCCCCCAGGACTTCACGCTCCATCGGATCGAACGTAGCCACGTACTTGGGGGCCCTCATCAGCCCTTTCTTTTTCCGCCAAAGTGCCATTTCTTTGTTACCCAGCCTGTTGCATAGTGGCCCAAAGGCCAGCGACCTGCAGCTTCTTTACGTCTGCTTCTACCTTGTCACGCTCACCCGAACTGACTGCCGCTTTGCCTTCGGTGTGCACTTGCATCATCAATTCGTGGGCGCGTTTCTTGTCATATCCTAAAACGGTGTGGAACACGTAGGCGACATAACTCATGAGGTTGACGGGATCATCCCATACGATGCACATCCAGGGCAGGTTTTCGCTCGTGGCAACGTCCACTTCGATCTGCTCGTCAAGGTCCGGCATCGCCATGGGGGCGGACGGAGTACTCATCGCGTTCATGTGGACTAGATTAGTGGGTCGATACATTTCGTGCTGTGCACCACCGTATTAAGGTCTACGATGGGTGACGTGAATAACCCCTCAAATGGATCTTCTTTGCCCGCAAATCGCTCAAGTGCGCTGCTCACCGATAAATACGAGCTGACCATGCTGCAGGCATCGTTAGCCGACGGTACCGCACACCGGCAGTGCGCATTCGAAGTCTTTGGCCGCCGCCTCCCCGGCGAGCGCCGCTACGGCGTGGTCGCCGGAACCCCGCGCGTATTGCGGGCCGTGCAGGACTTTGTGTTTACGGACGAACAGCTGGCAGACCTAGATTTCCTCAACGATCAAACCCTAGAATACCTGCGCAACTATCGCTTCCGCGGCCATATCGATGGCTACCGCGAAGGCGAGCTCTACTTCCCGTATTCGCCGCTGCTTACCGTGCGCGGTACGTTTGCCGAATGCGTGGTCTTAGAGACCGTCGTGCTTTCGATCATGAATGCGGATTCCGCCGTGGCTACCGCGGCCGCCCGCATGGTCACCGCGGCCGATGGCCGGCCGATCATTGAGATGGGTTCCCGCCGCACCCACGAGTACGCCGCCGTGAGCGCCTCCCGCGCGGCATACCTGGCGGGTTTCGACGCCACCTCGAACCTCGAAGCCGCGTACCGGTACGGCATTCCCGCTTCCGGCACCGCCGCGCACGCATGGACGCTCGTACACATTAACGAAGACGGCACCCCCAACGAGGAGGCGGCTTTCCGCAGCCAGGTGGAGGCGCTCGGGGTGGGGACGAC
Proteins encoded:
- a CDS encoding rhomboid family intramembrane serine protease, which produces MTTTNNQPGTLQKGTQRVVGALFLAIGYLVVIWAVFLIDAASGGALRFYGIHPLDVSGLTGIFTGPFLHAGIEHLVGNSMPGAVFVFLIGLSGRRVFWEVTLIVMLIAGAGTWVLGGIGTNHIGASGLIYGWFAYLVIRGVANRSFTQIVLGVVLACAYSYYIWGIIPGTPGISWQGHLFGGIGGALAGWFITSDDPRPRAVEKRVRI
- a CDS encoding P1 family peptidase; translation: MAQRYLSDAGYLSDVPGLHVGHTSLGDTGVSVIVAPQGATAAVDVRGGGPGTRETDLLEPHNTVQQVHAITLSGGSAYGLATADGVMAELERRGIGFPVINDIIVPIVPAAVIFDLLVGDPQHRPTADDGRRAVIAALDAPSQNHAAQPESGNVGAGCGATAGALRGGFGQASVKVGEFVVAAGVVANPVGAVIDARDGSLWATHDIPPVDLAAFAELRPLATKLNTTIGVVATDAPVSKQQAKRLAMVAHDGLARAIRPAHSPLDGDTLFALSTGEPRGVQLEDMVQLSSAAAEVVHTAIIDAVTSASPGYGLTCYRDIALEANT
- a CDS encoding DUF2017 domain-containing protein encodes the protein MALWRKKKGLMRAPKYVATFDPMEREVLGEYAAIVAEALIQRCRTAPKDDLAELTGMPSGHKEPPQDPSLARLLPDFEREGDEEYDGDNALLRSLHENDICRAKLENLQVIAEALGPDGGVSVQASEAQAQAWLYALNDIRLYIASGELEGGEAVEQDRDNVLNWLAYNEESLLNAIMGP
- the clpS gene encoding ATP-dependent Clp protease adapter ClpS gives rise to the protein MSTPSAPMAMPDLDEQIEVDVATSENLPWMCIVWDDPVNLMSYVAYVFHTVLGYDKKRAHELMMQVHTEGKAAVSSGERDKVEADVKKLQVAGLWATMQQAG
- a CDS encoding nicotinate phosphoribosyltransferase, translated to MNNPSNGSSLPANRSSALLTDKYELTMLQASLADGTAHRQCAFEVFGRRLPGERRYGVVAGTPRVLRAVQDFVFTDEQLADLDFLNDQTLEYLRNYRFRGHIDGYREGELYFPYSPLLTVRGTFAECVVLETVVLSIMNADSAVATAAARMVTAADGRPIIEMGSRRTHEYAAVSASRAAYLAGFDATSNLEAAYRYGIPASGTAAHAWTLVHINEDGTPNEEAAFRSQVEALGVGTTLLVDTYDIARGVDTAIRVAGPELGSVRIDSGDLGVLTRQVRQQLDSLGAHNTRIVVSSDLDEFTIAGLRGDPVDVFGVGTSVVSGSGAPTAGMVYKLVEVDGMPVAKRSRHKKSVGGAKRALRAHRSSGTAVEEIIYPFASEQPNIGTLHATELTVPLIRDGAIVDGLPTLKDSRDYLAKQLVTLPWEGLALSRDEPVLNTRFVGFESE